Genomic segment of Zootoca vivipara chromosome 4, rZooViv1.1, whole genome shotgun sequence:
TGTGCTTTATTTCAGCAACCTAGCACTCAAACAAATCAAACATCCTTTTTTATAATAATCAGATGCATAAAAGTACCAGTACAATTCCACTTTGTGTTGTTATGTTTATGCCTATTAACTGCCcaatgttttaaattaaaaaatgcatttaaagatCTGCTGCTCTTACTAATTAATACAGACTGGCTTATTGGCAGTGTGCAAATAAACCTTTATTGAAGAGCTAATATTGATTACTGTTTTTCAGCTAAATCAGAATGGGGGCACAAAGTACCTTCTGTGCTGTAAACATAATGAATTCTTCACATAATTGGAAGCTGAAAAGGCCTAAGGAAAAGGGTGCAAACACTTCTCATAACAATGGCTGAGCTCAAGTCTTCCAAAAAGAATTTggaatagttctgcatttggcaTACGTCCACTCTACTGTCATCAAGCACAGTTTTAAGGGAACGTCGTTTATAAAAGCATAATTTACTTTTAGCTTTAAAACACAATGGCCTAATAAAAGCATGCAGCACTATTTTCTTCCTCTGTAATATGATATAATTACTTAATTACCAGTGTTAACATGACTTGGTGAGCGCTGTACAAGCAAAAGGGATTGTAAAATCACCTCTGATTGTACTCTATAAATAAGGCTCATACAGTACGTCTCCCTCCTCACCATGATCCACAATTTCAAAACAGCATTTGTGTAGAATTAAATTACCCTGAAAAAAGCAGCATTTACAAATATccttattttttactttttttgctcaacccccccccccaaaaaagaaaaacaccttccTTCTTTTTCAGTAGTTTACAATCTGGAAACATAGGGAGTCTTTGTTTTCCAAACGGCTGTGGCCAGATTATCAGATCTGGCTCTTCACAGTTTGTCTGGATACCTGTAACACTTCACACCACAAAGTAATAGTTCTAtgcttataaaaatatatatatataagggctaCTACCCAGCAAATGTAATTATAGGGGCTAGAACAGCAGCAATCATCTGATTCCTTATACATTCTTCACCAAGGGAATCCATTTTGGGTATCCTTTCAGTCTTGCTCAACGCAGTGGGATAAGAGTATTTTCCCCAAACTAATATTTAGTGCAGCATGAATGGAAGGGGGATCTCTCccttataatttgaaataattggcTGGCAAACGCCTGGCAGATGACTGAAAGGTGTCTCATATATTCGTCTCCTATGGCTGTGTCCTCAAGAGCTTGTTTTTAATCCAAAGCAGACCTTTATGGATTCAGGCATACCGCGGCATTTCACATTGCTCACAGCGATTCATTGCTGGGTGGTTTAAAAAAGTACAGCTCTTACAATTCCACGGAGCTCCTTCAAAGTCTTCGTCTCTTGGCTGTGATCGTGCAGCTTGCTTGGAACTTCTCTGATGATCTACAGAgaaattttttcttttaaagtcttcAGTTTTAAAACACACCAAAGCCCATGCATGATAATATAATAAGACTACTGAAGTTTTAACATTTTGGAACCACATTGTTACCCACATCTGATTTTACCTTTGTTCCCAGGGGAGgccaaaacacacaaaatatttcAGTTATAAAGTGTTTCTTAGACATAGCCTACATCCCAGCATTATAAGGCTATGTCAGAGCATAGTATGGGAGCCCAGTGTGGAAGATATCACTGCTAAGGTCCACTGCTAAGTAAAAGCTAGCATTTACTTCTTACTCTTCTTTGCAAGGAGGAGTTGGACCAGGGCAGCTTCTGAATGTACACCAAACATTActctggtcctctagatgttcAGCATGATACAGAGCATTACCACTATCATAATGTCATTATATCATTAATTATTCTATAGCATCTACAAATCCCTATGCTGCGTCACTTTCATACCTACTTCATACCTTATTGTTTCAGTCATGTGTGGGATGCATCTATTTACACCCAGGTGAATTCAACCAGAATGAATTTGTCACAAATTAACTTTGTGGCGCAAAACCACAAAGTTAAGCCAAAGATAATTTGCTGTCTCAAGTGTCCCATGCTATTCAAATTTTGCCACTAGATACCAAGAGAGGCTTTAATGTTGCCTCTCATTCATGCTCTCAATTCCTCACAAACAGCTTACTATAGCCACCTACCCTCACATTAGCAAGCATTTTTTAGGGCGATAACAAAATGAATGTAAGGAGAAGTATGTAGTACGTCTTCCACAAAAGGTTAAATGATGCAACGTCAGTGTTTAATGCTACACTGTCAAAGCACTATCAAATTACTGTAGCTAATACTTGGCAGAAAGCCACAAACATTCTTTTGTGCATTATTTTATCACTTGGCACCAAGTACTTCGGGTTATATAATGTACACCCTCTATTCTTCTGAAAATATTCTTCACATTTCacagatttatttttaagctgTGTTAGTTTTCCCAAATGACTGTAGGTTGTCCAATAGAGCCACGGTGACACAATGCTAAGGGTTTAGGTGCACAGAAATTTCTGTAAGATGTGTCCAACTATAATGAACATGAAAagcaggggagaggaaagaaaagagacAGGAAGATTAACTGATTCATTATTTGATCACACGTTCATCAGAACTGGCCACCTGGGCTATCACACTGACAGTTCTCGCTGTGGTGTTTTCAGTCCCTGAATTTGTCCCTGCTACAAGAGGGGTTGCCCAGTGGAGATACAGGAGGCAGATCACACCCAAAAGTAAGGAAGGGCAGGGTAGGGAAGAGACAGTAACACTTCTGTAGTTGCAGAGTTGTATTTTTCAAATGTTTCTCAATACAATGGCCTCAACAAATCAATATTAGATACAACACACTGATATACTAATACGCAGCATAAAAATTCTTCAGCAACGATCTACTAGAAACTAAATATTGAACATTTTATTAGCGACTCACCTTTTTTACATGGCTTTGGTGGCACAACAGGACCAGGCTCTATATGATCATAAAAGTTAGTCATGGCTTTTGGGTCAAAGTTCCCTATTaatataaaacagaaaaacagaaaaattatgATCCCCACAGAATAAATAGTAACAAAAGTGACTAGGCTTAGTTCACATGCATGTTATCAACACGAGAGATGTTGACAGCCTACATTGTCTCCTTCAGGTCTTTGTCTAGACTTTCCTGTCATGGAAATATGTGGAATTTCCTCCTTACATtggtgcatctggcaccttcattgtatagcTTTCACTGTATGCTGAAAATGTACCTCTTTACCCCGGCCTTTGGCacctgatattattatttttagcatcCGCCCTATTCTTCAGATTCTGAgttattttaactgattttaatattgtattctTACACTGCTGTAACCCACCTTGGTGAACTAGCAGGGGAGAAGTTTACTTTTTAAATCAATCAGTAAGTAAATAATGCCTTGCTCTTTGAGGAGACTGTGCTTTCAGGGTAAAAATGCTATGTCTGTTTTGTCATTAAAAATGCAATTCCCTGGAACACTGTCAGAATCAGCTTTTGCAAGTGCCCTTTTCAATTTATACTCCTTAGTAAAAGgatcaaaaattttaaaaaaccataacaTATAGTATAACTGAAATACCCAGCGTCCAACAGCATAAATAACTGGCAAAGAGAAAACAACTGCAGATTTATATCACTTTACACTAGATATAGGACAGTCAATACATGTCAGTAATATGCATGAAACCAATCACATtcatttgtgtattgttttgctttcctttgggtcTCATTGGGGAGGACAAGGGGGTGGGTCATCTGGGCAgcacaggacctccatatacactgcccaggcttgcgccctggagAGATCACTTTGGTGATGCAAATGCTGCAAAAAACACCATGGTCTAAGGTACGAGCACTAGGGGTTGCCTTTGTCGGCAGGAGAGATCACCATGTCTCACCGGTCAACTACTACTCACCCTTAAGCTGGGCAGCCCCTGGTCAATAAAGTGCTGACCTGCCACTGTCTGACTGCTTCAGTGGGTACTGGAGCTCAGAGTATCATTTGACAAGCAGACTGAACTACAGCAccaggcaagaaagaaagaaacaacccTTCTTGTGCTTAGCAAGCCAGAACATCAGGACCATGTGTCCTGGTCTTCTTCACCGACCTGCTGCAGGTCAACGACTTGCAGAAGATGGACATCATTGACCCTGAGCTGAAAACACTTAACAGTGACATTGCCACTTTTCAGGAGACCAAACATGCTTTGAATGGCAACCTCCAAGAAAAGACCTACACCCTTTTTCTGGCAAGGAGGGCATCCAGAAGAACCTTATATTAATGACATAGGCTTTGCAGTGAGCCACTGCCCTCTGTTTGCAATAGAACCACTAACTAGGGGCTCAGAATGCTTGTTTTCCCGCTGCCTCTCAATCACCACTGGTCCGGTTAACACCTTAAGCATTTACACTTCCACTATGTGAGCTCTGACATACAGGCCAAGAACCTGTTTTATGAGGGACCAGGCTGTCAGGAGAGTTCCAGCCTGCAAACTCCTAATCCTGCTGGGAAAATGCAATGCCAGAGTCACACATGGGACAACTGCATCAatctctacagccatagcaggcgctgtaactctccaacagtttgactttacccccgaaggcacacttctctACTGTTTCctgagacaggcagatgccaacaacaataacaTTCAAATATACAGCTcaaaacaaacacatatttttgtaattattttaaaatatatacctcTAGACTGAAGGAGGTCTATTTCTTTCTGTGTACAGTCAACGTTTATCTGGAGCTGCCTGTTCTTGCTTCTCAATCTGGTCATCTCCTCAGGCTAGAAAGCAGAACCAAAAATAGAAACAGAAGTCAGCATAACCATTTTTGTTAAGCCATGCACATACATAAGTACAGTGAAATATTAATTTAGCTGTTCTTCCTCTCCTTATTTTTATGCAGATGTAATGGTGTAGTGAAAAAGGTTTGTGGGGTCCCTTGACCAGAACATTTCAAAAGTGAGAACCAGTATGTTTCCACTGGTATAGTACTAAATTAGTATGGACTTTTTTTCAGGCAAAACATTATTTACCAATTTATCAGCTTGGGAACTGAAatcaggatacagtggtacctcaggttacaaacacttcaggttacagactcagctaacccagaaatagtatctcaggttaagaactttgcttcaggattgtactttggcggcgcggcggcagcaggaggccccattagctaaagtggtgcttcaggttaagaacagtttcaggttaagaacggacctccggaacaaattaagttcttaaccagaggtaccactgtagaaattgctgatttaaattattttaatttaaaatcagTACATTCTGTATTGATCAGTAAAAGGAGTTTCAGCACCATCACAGTAGTATGACTCCAAATGCATCTTGCAAATAAACCAAGACAGTTAAACAAGTTTCAAACCAATGTAGCATAGAAGCACTTTGAAAGTGATTATGTGTGGTTTTGTTTCATGATAAATAAAACTTGGTAAATTTCTTGAATGATACAAGCAAATAATTAATTCACCCTGTACCTGTGAATCTCCACAAAATATAGATTTTAGGACAAGTGTGGGGTTAGTCCTCCAAATGtttctaaactacaattcccatcatccctggtcattggccatgcttgctggagctgttgggagctgtaattcagcaacatcttaaaggtcaaaggttccccacacctgttttaGGATATCATAGTCAGATTAAGTTTCCTTGTCAGAAGGGAAAGAACCACTAATTTAGACATTCACATAAAACATTTGGATGTTGAATGACATTATCTCAAGAAAAGTTTATTACAGACTGCAGcgtatttaaaatttaaaatcagTCACATGCCCTATTCCTTTcacctctcccttccttcaagtATGACAGTGCTTGTACCGCCGGGGTCACAAAGTTGTTTTTCCTATCATAGCTTTTTCCAGCCTGGGTTCTTATTCCCAGCTGATGAGACCACTATGTTGCTAACATGCAAGCTGTTAGGAGAAAATCTAAAGCTAATCCCAAAGAAAACACTACCATGCTTTTCTGGTCTGGGAAAAAGCATGGACCAACTACCAGAATATGCTCATACCCAGCTGCTGAAGTGGTTACTGAACCTTATCTGGCAGAATATGAATGATATATAATCTATATATGTGGCATGACAATGACAAACCCTGTCATTAGGAGGGAATGACTTTAATATTCTAAAAGCTTCTTACTTACTGTTGGGATTGAGGTTGTGCAGCTTACTCTTCTCAGACGCCTTTGCATAAGATCGTGTTCCATGCCATTCACTTCAGCTTTCAGCTTTTCAAGCTCCTCATTTTCAAATTTCAGTTCTTTTGCTAGCCTCTCCATCCTTGCACGTTGGTGTAACAACAAGGCTAGTGTGGTATAGGGAACAAAGTCAGTGCAAATACACAATACTGAGAAACCCAACTTGCAACTGGAATAGTATATACAAGTGAGCTTTTAAGAGCAGAAAGTGACTATAAACATGCAGCCAAACATCAGTGTAGAGATGTTTCATGCTAATGGAACTATACTTGCAGGCGTAAAGTTCTTCcatcataaaaataattattttagacAGTAACTTGGATATTACCATTTCTGGCCACTGcttcttttttttgttctttgtccGCTCAAAAATAAAAGGCACCTGTGCAGGATGAAATGGCAATCTAATTGTAACAGTGTACTGACAAGACTAAATCTTAAAAATCAAAAGGTATAAGACACTGGGCTACAAGATGATCTCCACTGCTTGCGATCAAGTTCACTTGATACAATGGAACGTATTACTATAGCAAGTGCAGTCTTTTCTTAAAAGCTGCTTTTATTCTTTGGAAAAGCAGTTTTAACCTAAAAGATCACAAAATCAGTGCTCTAATCAACTGCAGGAGCCTGTGGCTAGATTAGGACAGACAAATTAGTTAACAGAGTCTTCATAGTAAGAGGCTGGCCCTCCTtaactgactttttaaaaaattaattgtaGAGTAGAAGTTTAACTACTGGAGCAAATTCTACATTTTGTAGTAATTCCCAACTCTCCATTTTTGTCCTTAGTGGGGGGAAATCAAGAAAGATTGCAAAGTAAAGGCATTTTCTTTAGTGAGTGGGTGGGATGAGAGAAAAGCACTCTACAAGCAGAGGGTCTAGAAATTTCTGAAGACCCTTCTTTCTTGCTCTTTCCATCGGACTTCCAGAAATGCAATCTGCTGTGTTGAAGAAACTGAAGACTCTTTTTGTGGCGTGCTAGAAATGCAGGGTTGCTCTTCCTAACTGTTCAAAGTACTCACATCGTCTGTCTTTAGGGATAATTTGAGGTCTTGGGGTGCCTGCCAATTGGACAGCACCCAACTCCCTGGCAGCTCAGATGTGGCAGACAGCAGGAAAGCAGTTTCTTCCACTGCATTGTAGTGGTGGTGGGAGAAACTGAAGCACAAACAGGGCCACAACATGGGAGCCCTTCAGCACAGCTACCGTATTCTTGACCATCCTATGTTCCTCTTAAAATATTCTACACCTTGTGTTACTTAAAATATGAGTACGCAATATTTTCCACCATCCGGATATAGATCTACAAAGCCTCCCTCCACATTATAAGGACATTTAGAAGAGGTCCTGTAAACTGAGTTGACTGCATAGTTGCATTATTTCTCTGCTAAATGTCACAATTAGACATCTGTAGCAAGGCCAATGGTTCATTCACAAAATGAATGAGGACAGTATGAACTGTGATATTACATTCCAGTGTTCGGTTTTGCAGCACAATTATTTAGCACATTGTTACTCAGTACTTTGCCTTGATACACCCTGGTCATTCTGCATACTTCTCTCTCAGGTCTCCTTCAACCATCCTTAGCCAGCATTCTACTCTTTTATCTAAACGCATATGCTCCTCTTCAAGTTTACATTGTAAGGAATgctatactcagaagtaaaatgAACTATACCCCATATATTCAAATGTATGGGGTACTGTACAACACTTGCACGGGTTGGAGGGCAGAGCTGCCATACTTTGGAagtcttcatttccccccatgaCTAGCAGGAGAAGCATAAACTGTGCAAACTAGTATAAACTTTAGAACAGCTCATACAAAAGCAAGAGAAATACAGCAAGGGGGCTTAACTGGAATAATTTATACAAGTTACAGAAAATGGGAATATCTTGGCACAGCATGTGGATTTCTTTTTAGTACAGAGTAAAACAATCCTGCACTTAGCccagagcaaaaaaacaaacaaaaaaaccatagtATGGGAACAAAATAATACATCAGCATTCCAATTTATCCATGAAATAGTATGCAAGTTCAAgagtttaaaatataattaacTGCTTGAGTTACAAACTCTGTATGTTTGTATAAACATCTCTGAGTGCTCTGGTAGAAGAGCAAGATCCAAGATATAGTTGTACCTATGAAAGGCTTAGATTTCAATAGATAAATTAAGTTAATTGAAGTTAGGTTctactgaaatcaacaggacatATTAGTTATGATTTAAGTCCTGTAGATTTCCGTGACCTCAACAAAAGTAACTTAGCTTGGCTCTAACCAGTGTCATGTTAGCCAGTGCCATGGTTTCAAACTATTCCACAGATGAAAACAATACATCAAAGTTAGCTCTTCTTCCTTGTTATAAATTATATACAAATTTTGATTCATACTGAGCTCCGCCAACAGGTCCATCTATGCTAGCGTTGTCAACCTGCTAAGCAGGAATGCTTTAGGATATCAGACAGAAATCTGTTGGTATTATGCTATCTTAGGTCTCTAAACTGGAGATCTGAAAGTAGGATAAAACTGAACAACTATATAAACTCTGCCATATTTGGTTTTATAAAAAAACAGGTTTGGATCACCAGACAAAATAATGCTCCCAAAACTAAGCGTACACCTGGCCCAATATTGAACATAGGTCCagtatctgaaagactgcctcttcccatgttatttacccagaccctgaggtcatcTTCAGAGCCCCTTCTCTGGCTGCCATCTCCAGGAGAGATATGGCATACTagctatggaatgctctccccaaaaaGGTTCACCTAGCATCTTCTTTACTATCTTTTCAATGCTAGATAAATAGCTTTTTATCTTTACAGTCCTTTTAAATCTGTTGGTGCAAAGTTTGCATTGGTTTTTACCGTTTTGTTTTCTGCTCTATCATGCCGAATCAGATGttatcatcatttttattatttctgatttttaacttgtttttttaaGTTAGTGAATTGCCCTATTTTGTTTTTAGGGCAGCTTATAGatgttgaaaataaataataaaatgacacTTTTAACTGGAGTTGTCATGGAATTGAATTGGGGACATTCCACATGCAAGTCAGGttttctactactgagctatggctgcTCCCTAATTACAGAGCTACAGTCATCCAAACTAAATTTATCAATGGCCCAGATCCATTTGTCTCCTTTCTCTTTGCTAGGTAACAAACATTATTGTCAACATTCTTATGCAGCCTTGGAAAAGTAGCTCATCATACAATTGGAAGCTTAAATAGGTTTCAAAAGCACTCCACAATAATGCACCTTTATGCACGTTCTCCTCTCCACATCAACTACTAAAGCATTTAGTTCCTTAGCAGATGTACTTGAAACATTTTTAACTACAGATAAACCCATTTTCAATCCAAAAACTTCAATCAGTTTTGACATTACACAGGAGTTTGCGGTGACAAAGCTACAACAGCATGCGATGTTATTGCACATCATGAGCACTACTTGCTCTGTAAATTCTAACCTTGCACAATAAGTCTAGTACACCAAGAGATGCAGGACTGTGTTAGCTCTATATTGGCAGAAGTTACTCTAGGGTGGTATTCAGTCAATTGAATTAAGCGTATCCATTCCTACCCCCAGATCATTTCTGTGCTattcatgagtaggcaaactaaggcccaggggccggatccagctcaATCGCCTtgtcaatccggcccgcgggcggtccaggaattggcgtgtttttacatgagtagaatgtgtccttttatttaaggttatttgtggggcttgccatgtgttttaacatgagtagaatgtgtgcttttatttaaaatgcatctttgggttatttgtagggcataggaattcattctttttttcccttcaaaatatagtccagcccaccacatggtctgagggacagtggaccggacccctgctgaaaaagtttgctgacccttttATTGGGTTATGCATCATATGGCATTAGGAACTGTTTCTTCTGAACCACATTGTATCAATGCAATATACTGCAACATTGTCCCACATTACAGTGGCAAAGTAGCCCTTAAGCTAAAGTTACCTCCTTTGCTGCTGCAGAGACAATAAACTTCCAAAGTATATGCTCATTCTATCTTCTCTCTTATGAAACAAGATAATATATATTTGCCATTAATGAATCTCGATAAAATAACCATGGCATTCCGCAATGgcttaagaattaaaaaaaaaaactgttagTAGTTTAGGAACCAAAGCACGGAGGATGTACCACAGTGCAAATTTTTTTTTTTCCGATAATTACTGCAACATGCAATTCAATAAGTTTACCTTGAGTATAAGCATAGTCATCAGACCCAGAACTGGAGCTCCTCTGATACTTATGGCTTCCTCTTTCACATCCAGATCCTGGTACAACTGAAATAGGCTGAATTGGTTCTGGTGCTGTAGAATGCTCTTCTTGGTCCACTAAATTTAAAAGGTTCTCAGCTGGTGCTCTGCCTACGGTGATTTTAAAAACTGCTGGATTTGGCTGAGATACCATGACCCGAGGTGACTGAGTAAGCACACCCGTAGGTCCAGCTGGCTGTGTATATGTTATATATAAAGGATTAACACTATAAGGAGGTTTGGGCTGACCTGACATACTTCTGGAAGGAGAACTTGAAGGAGGAGTAGCAGGTGTGTACAGTGGGTGCTGATTCCGTTGGGAAGGTGGGTTACTTATAGGTGAAGGGCTCCTATTCATTGTAGTCCCAGGCCTTTGTGGTGGCTCAACGGTAATTTCTATCTTGTTCATGGAGCTTTTGGATAAGCTAGGTCCACCATAGGGAAGATAAGATACCGAGTGTCCACTTGGTTTTTGATATGTTTGGGGCGTTTGTTGATATGAATGGGGTAGCACAGTTGAAGGACTAGGAGGCATAAACACATGGGAACTTTGATGGCCCAACGGGGTAGGCTGGACTTGATGCTGAGGAGAGCCAAAAGGAGAAGGACACTGAGAAGCAGGTGGCGACTGAAAAGGTGACTGAGGAATCTGGGGCTGTTTTGGAGAATACTGAGATGGTTGATAGTTTTGTTGGTGCGGATAAACAGGCAGTGGATGTGGACTATAATGGGGCACTGGGCCTTGTGGCGATGAATGCCACTGTGCACTTTGAGTAGGAGTCTGTCGTCCTGAAGAACTTTGAGATGTCTGCCTAATATAGAGAGATCCAGGATTCCCGTAAGGATTGCTTGGAATTGGAGGAAGAATTTGTAAAGCTCTGGGTACAGTCTGTCCAGATGGGAGGTTCTGCGACACTGTAACAGTTATAGGATTTGTGCTATACCGAGGTATGTGCATATACGCAGGAGGAGGCGGGCCTTGCATAGCAGATGTATTCATTCCAGGTTGTATGGAAGAAGGTTGCTGAGGTGGTTGCAAAGGAGGAGTAGCTGCGTTTCTATTCTGGTCATTTATAAAAAATGGATTGTAGTTGGGAGAAGCTGCCACAACAGCTGGAGCAGAGTGTGGTTCTTGAACTAAGCATATCAGTTGTTTACCTGCTGGGCGTTGTGGATCAATATGTCCATCACTTGAACTATGTACCAGTGTACGGCCACCATTAAGTTGAGCTCCATCCCCTCCGTGGTAGCTGGTGTGAGGATGGATGCCGAGGTTAATATGCAGATGGCGATTCCTGTTCAAACGAGTGTCATCTGGGTGGTACTCCATGTATAGGTATTTGTTACTCTCCTGTGCAAGAGCTCGACAACAAGcatcaaggttgttgttgttctagtaATAAGAAATAGAAAATGTTAAGGGTTTAAAATTAAGTAAGTGAGTCTGACAAGCTATACTCTAGTTCCACATGCATACATGTCAACTACCTATAAAGCCTAGTCTGAACATCGTATTTCAGTTAAGACTCTCTGCTGAATTAAGGAGCATTAGCTGAATGATCTTCTTTTTGTACTCAATTAAAGCTGCAGCATTTGTATATAAACAAAGGTTTTAAAGAAGGTACACTTTACATCCAGGTCCTGGGATCAAATGGAGCCCTCGAGCCTCTCCATCTGACCCTCAGGATTCTCCTCAGGCCACTCTTCCTACCAGTCACTCCCTCCTCAAGTAATTtgccttgttgggctgtgtactTCAACTGTGATAATGTCTCATTTGCCTGGATAGAGAGTTGAGTGTGTGGTTAAAAaagcatggctggaatgtagccaacTGCACaaaaataatagttattattatctGTCACACCACTGAATTTTTGCCCCTGGCCCACAAAGGAAAGCAGGGCTtgaactggaaaaaaaaaaaccaaaaacgtaGGCAGTAACCACCATCTCCTCCTGGTGTGAGATGGAAGACTGCTTCTCCTAATTCTGGGCTAAATATTCTCTCAGGCACTTTCAGGGGA
This window contains:
- the TAB3 gene encoding TGF-beta-activated kinase 1 and MAP3K7-binding protein 3 isoform X2 — encoded protein: MAQSSQQLDMQVLHDLRQHFPEIPESVVSQCMLQNNNNLDACCRALAQESNKYLYMEYHPDDTRLNRNRHLHINLGIHPHTSYHGGDGAQLNGGRTLVHSSSDGHIDPQRPAALLLHQRARMERLAKELKFENEELEKLKAEVNGMEHDLMQRRLRRVSCTTSIPTPEEMTRLRSKNRQLQINVDCTQKEIDLLQSRGNFDPKAMTNFYDHIEPGPVVPPKPCKKDHQRSSKQAARSQPRDEDFEGAPWNCKSCTFLNHPAMNRCEQCEMPRYA
- the TAB3 gene encoding TGF-beta-activated kinase 1 and MAP3K7-binding protein 3 isoform X1, which codes for MAQSSQQLDMQVLHDLRQHFPEIPESVVSQCMLQNNNNLDACCRALAQESNKYLYMEYHPDDTRLNRNRHLHINLGIHPHTSYHGGDGAQLNGGRTLVHSSSDGHIDPQRPAGKQLICLVQEPHSAPAVVAASPNYNPFFINDQNRNAATPPLQPPQQPSSIQPGMNTSAMQGPPPPAYMHIPRYSTNPITVTVSQNLPSGQTVPRALQILPPIPSNPYGNPGSLYIRQTSQSSSGRQTPTQSAQWHSSPQGPVPHYSPHPLPVYPHQQNYQPSQYSPKQPQIPQSPFQSPPASQCPSPFGSPQHQVQPTPLGHQSSHVFMPPSPSTVLPHSYQQTPQTYQKPSGHSVSYLPYGGPSLSKSSMNKIEITVEPPQRPGTTMNRSPSPISNPPSQRNQHPLYTPATPPSSSPSRSMSGQPKPPYSVNPLYITYTQPAGPTGVLTQSPRVMVSQPNPAVFKITVGRAPAENLLNLVDQEEHSTAPEPIQPISVVPGSGCERGSHKYQRSSSSGSDDYAYTQALLLHQRARMERLAKELKFENEELEKLKAEVNGMEHDLMQRRLRRVSCTTSIPTPEEMTRLRSKNRQLQINVDCTQKEIDLLQSRGNFDPKAMTNFYDHIEPGPVVPPKPCKKDHQRSSKQAARSQPRDEDFEGAPWNCKSCTFLNHPAMNRCEQCEMPRYA